In the Synechococcus sp. Nb3U1 genome, one interval contains:
- a CDS encoding ABC transporter ATP-binding protein, producing the protein MTRVAKNVIEVWDLNVTFKGEEGSIYAVTGVSFDLAEGETLALLGESGSGKSVTLKSLMRLHPAHKTTLTGQVWVAGQEVLSMDGAALAQMRGKLVSMVFQEPMLAFDPVFTIGDQIAEAVIRHEGCSYGAARQQALEMMERVRIPSARKRLDAYSHEMSGGMRQRAMIALALSCRPKVLLADEPTTALDATVQIQVLLLLKELQKELGMSIVFVTHDVGVAIEVANKTAVMYSGRIIEQGPIDEVLADPWHPYTQGLLSATVYPGMDRQERLLAIPGSPPRLYRPIRECAFAPRCSFATEVCKQPLPPPMVSEGRMVNCIRAKDPAVLTGIR; encoded by the coding sequence ATGACCCGTGTTGCTAAGAATGTTATAGAGGTGTGGGATCTAAACGTCACCTTCAAGGGGGAGGAAGGCTCGATCTACGCCGTGACCGGGGTGAGTTTTGATCTGGCGGAAGGGGAAACCCTGGCTTTGTTGGGGGAGTCCGGCAGTGGCAAAAGCGTCACCCTCAAATCCTTGATGCGTCTGCATCCGGCTCACAAAACTACCCTTACCGGGCAGGTATGGGTGGCGGGGCAGGAGGTGCTGTCCATGGATGGGGCGGCCTTGGCACAGATGCGGGGCAAGCTGGTGTCGATGGTGTTTCAGGAGCCGATGCTGGCTTTTGATCCGGTGTTTACGATCGGGGATCAGATTGCCGAAGCGGTGATCCGCCATGAGGGGTGTAGCTACGGGGCGGCTCGGCAACAGGCTTTGGAAATGATGGAACGGGTTCGAATCCCTTCGGCTCGCAAACGGTTGGATGCCTATTCCCACGAAATGAGTGGGGGTATGCGGCAACGGGCCATGATCGCGCTAGCCCTCTCCTGCCGACCCAAGGTGTTGCTGGCGGATGAACCGACCACAGCTTTGGATGCCACGGTGCAAATTCAAGTGTTGCTGCTGCTGAAGGAATTGCAAAAAGAATTGGGCATGAGCATCGTCTTCGTCACTCACGATGTAGGAGTAGCCATTGAAGTGGCCAATAAAACGGCGGTGATGTACAGCGGGCGTATTATCGAACAAGGCCCGATTGATGAAGTATTGGCGGATCCCTGGCATCCCTATACGCAAGGGTTACTCTCGGCCACGGTCTATCCAGGCATGGATCGGCAGGAACGGTTGCTGGCCATTCCCGGATCCCCGCCCAGGCTGTATCGCCCAATTCGAGAATGTGCTTTTGCCCCCCGTTGTAGCTTTGCCACAGAAGTCTGCAAGCAACCCTTGCCACCTCCGATGGTGTCGGAAGGGCGGATGGTGAATTGTATTCGGGCTAAGGATCCGGCGGTGCTGACAGGGATCCGCTGA
- a CDS encoding ABC transporter ATP-binding protein gives MTALLEIEGLKKYYPVGKTLRGKPTQVVKAVENVSFAVERGKTLGIVGESGCGKSTTARLLMHLIQPDSGRIAIDGQEFGEGQRPVNELRRRMQMVFQDSYASLNPRLTIEDSIAFGPRINRASEDQSRRKARDLLARVGLDPDNFIRRYPHELSGGQRQRVNIARALAIEPEIVILDEAVSALDKSVQAQVLNLLADLKAEFHLTYLFISHDLNVVQYVSDEVLVMYLGQVVESGPVEKLYAYPAHPYTRALLSALPAQRPSERKTHIVLQGDPPNPISPPSGCRFHPRCPVAEAVCAQVDPPLSDVGSGRFVACHMRIPGSGYSNVQPLEVTV, from the coding sequence ATGACAGCTCTGTTGGAAATTGAAGGCTTAAAAAAATATTATCCGGTGGGTAAAACCCTGCGGGGCAAGCCAACCCAGGTGGTCAAGGCGGTAGAAAATGTCAGCTTTGCAGTGGAGCGTGGCAAAACCCTGGGCATTGTAGGGGAGTCGGGTTGCGGCAAATCCACCACGGCCCGGTTGTTGATGCACCTGATCCAACCGGATTCTGGACGGATTGCTATTGACGGTCAAGAATTTGGCGAGGGGCAGCGGCCTGTGAACGAGTTGCGGCGGCGGATGCAGATGGTCTTTCAAGACTCCTACGCCTCCTTGAACCCGCGCTTAACCATTGAAGACAGCATTGCCTTTGGCCCGCGTATCAATAGGGCCAGCGAAGATCAGTCCCGTCGCAAAGCCCGCGATCTTTTGGCTCGTGTCGGGTTGGATCCGGATAACTTCATTCGCCGCTACCCCCACGAACTGTCGGGTGGACAACGGCAACGGGTAAACATTGCCCGCGCCTTAGCAATTGAGCCGGAGATCGTGATTTTGGATGAGGCGGTCTCGGCGTTGGACAAATCGGTGCAGGCTCAGGTGTTGAATTTGTTGGCGGATTTGAAGGCGGAATTTCACCTCACCTACCTGTTCATCTCCCATGACCTAAATGTGGTGCAGTACGTCAGCGATGAGGTGCTGGTCATGTACTTGGGACAGGTGGTGGAATCTGGCCCAGTGGAGAAGCTCTACGCCTACCCCGCTCACCCCTACACCCGTGCTTTGTTGTCGGCTTTGCCCGCCCAACGCCCAAGCGAACGGAAAACCCATATCGTTCTGCAAGGGGATCCCCCCAACCCGATCTCGCCTCCCTCAGGTTGCCGGTTTCACCCCCGTTGTCCGGTGGCAGAAGCGGTGTGTGCTCAGGTGGACCCCCCCCTCTCGGATGTGGGATCCGGGCGATTTGTGGCGTGTCATATGCGGATCCCGGGATCCGGCTATTCCAATGTGCAGCCTCTGGAGGTGACGGTATGA